AGCCATTCATAGGGGATCCAAATTTGGCCCTATCAGAGTTACTCATGAACTTGTTCAAAATAAAGGAGCAGCAAAGAGAAGTTTACAATGGTCGAGAAATATTGCTGACTGACCCTTTGCAACTGAATCTACAGAATTCAAGATGTAAGCAGCTGACGTTTTGGGAAAGCAGCCTTCATCTAGCCAGTTCTTTTCAATAGGAACTTAATATATATTGAATAATGTCCTTTAGCATTCTCATCCAGGATCTCTCTGAATTGTATACCTAGATTTGGTGGTGATTGGCCCATTGCAAATGCCTTCCGTAGTCAGTGCTTTTCATGCATCTCAAAACCAAAAGACAATAGTCCCAATAGCAAAGACCAGCCATCCTGTGTCTCTAGACTAAACTAAAGAGCTGCAAGAAATCCTCttgaatttaatttgttttcttaagAGTTTAAATTAATGTAACTTCAATAACAATGAAAGATCAGAACAGCTTGTGTCAAATCATGGCAATAGTAGCAGTTCCCCCCCGTTTTGGCAAGAatacacattattttaaataattgacaATGATGATAGTGACTGAAAACAGTCTGCAGACTAGTCTATCACACACAAAAGAATGACTGCAAGGCttgcttttaataaaaatgtttcccaGCTTCAAAGAATCACTGATTTAGACATTAAAGGGAAGCCAATAGCTAGGCAATGCCAATtgctttctttttgtctttttggAAATCATGTTTCCAGTGACTCTCTTTATTTCGTTAATCAGGCTTATGCAGACCAGCTCTTGATGGTATGTCTGTGAACTACTATTGCCACTCTATCTTGTATTAAAGCTTGTTTGTTTTATCTGCTTGTAAAAATGCTTGGTTTCTCTTACATTTCACCACAGCAGGATCATGACATATTTACAAAATATGGGCTTTTGGAGCCCGGAATCGACCAGGTGGAAATTCGAATCCATCTTTTTTATCTTTAGAACAAAGAACCCCAAATCTCCTTAGAATGCAGTTATCAGATAGCATTTTGCTCACATAGCATGGAGCATTTAGTCCTAAAACTATCAAGGTACATTGGGAACAGTGTACTCTGTAGCTGGACTTTAGCCTGAACCAAGCTCAGATTCACTGTATGCCCTACTTTATTTATCTTCAGAGGCTGAGACAAAGTCCTTGTGTGCCACCTCCCTATAGTGGCATTCTTTAGAATGAATGGAAAATAATAACCTAGACAGCACTGTGTTACTTTAGTGTTGGGCAGCAATGCATGCAACACACTCCGTCTTACAGCTCTGGCTCTTTAAAATGTTCCTGTCCTGCAGGTGATTTCCACGCATTCTTGTAAGAAACAgctctccttttctgcagaacaagtagaattttaaagggccaggaccAGAGTTGCTCTTTCTTTGGAAGAAGGAAAGAGTAGTATTCATGAGCTGCTGCTTGCAGAAATGACAAGTATAACTTGCACTGGCACTTTTTATCTATGACCATGGATTTTGGAACAGACGCAAAGGAAAGTCTAAGAGATGGAACAAAGCAGAACAATTCACAGCTgacaaataaaaaacaagtgtagcttgtcttgttttgttttctgtttctttttgagagagagaagcattaaTTCTGCTATCACTTACTACTgattttaaactggtgtaaatctgttggtcctgattctcttctcacactaTTGTAATTCAGGAATGATTCCACTGGAGTCAGtcgagttacactggtgtaactgaaggAATCAGCGCTATTGGCTTACATGAGTCAGAATCAGGCTGAAAACTTTCAGTTCATATTGTAAGGAAAGTCAGATGTGATCTGTATTTGTTTCTTCTGGATGCAAAATCAGTGTCTGTGTTCGCTTGTTTTTTATCTCCAACTTTCCAagcaaatacatttcaaaataaactaacttatcagttttttttaaacaaactgaaagaagaaaaaataatttcatgtCACAGTTCTAGTAAACAGGCCTCAAAATTTACCTTATAACTGAAAATTGACCCCCAGGGTAATTGTGAAGACCTGACGTTATTTACTCATTCCATAGGTTGGTGATTTTATCTCGGGGGGCAGCTAGAGGAGTAAAGTTGTATCACCTCCTGCTCTGCAGTTATCTGAACCTTTTCTGGACTGCTTGTGTTAAGTGATATTGAAAGATAAGAAAATTCTCggtattgcatttttttttaaatagcagagcatttgttttagttaaatagatattttaaaaaattaaaacaacaaggagtccggtgggtAAAAatgccacttcttcagatgcccaaataaattccttagtctttaaggtgccaccggactccttgttgtttttgtggatacagactaacatggctacccctctgatacttaaaaaatTAAGTCACTTTCACAGGAGCATAAATGCAAGAGTTACATGGAAAGCACACTTCTGCATAACTAAAATTTAGTGCAGTGTATTATTAAAACATGAATGAACCCTGGATTGAACATGAATGACTGACAGCATTTGCTAGAATGCAGAAGGGTGCAGGCTCATTTCTTGCCATTGTACATTAAcctgccctctcttctgggtAGGTCCATCTCAAGCACAGTGTGTTATCCAGTTCTGTTATGACCCTGCACTTGGAGTATTCCTGATATTCAGTTCCTGAATGGCTACTGAGCAGAGTCTGACAACTGAGGCAAACTGTTAAGTGGATAGGTGCCACCTAAAGCAGCATCAAAGTTATGACTGTCAGATCCTGTATACATATTACATCTAAAAAGCCTATGTTAAAGGCATGGTAAAATTGAAAGTCAAGCCCTCTCTGCTCCTATCCAAACTCCTAAGGCTcctgcttcccttcccttctgctaCTATCTAACAGacccaagccccagctcctgctccctctTCTGCTCCCATCCAACACCATCCCTCCAgtgccccacctcctgcccccttcACTTCTATGCTTGTTCAACTCTCATGCACTCTGGctcttgtccccctcccccaccacattccagcctctgccccctcATCTCCTAGCCCATCTCCACTTAGGTCCGGTCCCTCTCTCCCAAGCCAGCTTCCCTGTGTCCAATACCACAGCTGCTctcagcagctgggaggagcaattGGAAGGAAATGCTTGTTCAGCACTTGAGGCTCCAggatgctcagtcactctgtggggataGACATGTGCAGTCCAGTTGCTCctaggagctgtgaggggttTGAGCATGCGCAGTGGAGATGGAGTCTTTGGAGAACTTGCTACCAAATTCTAACAAGTGTCTACTGAGCATGAGCAAACTGAGATTTTGCAGAGGCTATAACTTGATCAAATTTAGGTGAATTTTCATGGTGATGGCAAACGGCACAGCATGGAGGTGCCAGAGCTTGTCGACAGAATGGTTGAAAGAATTTCTCTTAACATGAACAAAACAACAGATTTTTCCCTATTCTTAATGAtctgaaatggctgaaccatttttgttgacacttaaaaaaaaaaaaaaaaaaaaaaaattctttctgagGCAGACATCCAGCCTGGGAAATTTTAGCCTGAACTGTTTAAGTAGCCAaaattataagtaactgaaaacggggtcttataatggaaagtgttgggcaaccttaactataagtAGCACTACGAGCTCCACCTTTAATAACTGAAGCTGCATTTAAAGAGACATTTTCAAATGATAAATCAtatatcattttttttattaattcatttttttgcACAACTTAAAATTTGGGTTACATTTAACCTGATACGAGATGATCTTATAATTAAGACAAGTATCTGGGAAACAGGAGAACTGTGTTCTGTTCTTGATTGTGTCACAGTTCCTGCATGGCCTTGGACACCTTAGTGCCCAAGAGATGATGCACAGATAAAGGACATTGATTCCATTATGTATTCTTCAATTCTTTGGCTTAACTTTATGTAGTGGGCAGGCCCATCAGCCCATTTGCTTACCTGTGACCCCATCAGCGTCAGCATACCAAAGCTCTCACCTCCCCAAGGTATTAACTGTAATGTAGATTTATCTATTTCACTTTTACACTCATCTTTGCTCTGGGCTGCCTCTTGTCCTCTATATAAACCCAAGATATGCCTTCATCTTATCAGCTGTGATCACTGCACTTACCCTGCACTGGGAAAACAGGCAATATATAACAAAAGGCTAGAATGCACAAAGAACATTACTTTACTTCAGTCCCTTGAGAGGgttttatatgcatgtatcttGAATCCAGGGAAAAAAGACTTTTATTTGGGATGTTAAGAGCATCTTCACTGATGCATGTAGATGGAAGCTGGTAAATGCAAGCATTGCAATGGTTCTCTGTAAGAGCTCAATCTTGCAAGGTACTGAGCATGTCTTGTGAAGTGCCAAGTGTTCTCAGTTGTCACCCAGGCActctggtccagatcctcaaaggaatgTAGTACCTAATTGCCTTTGATTTTAGTAGGTGTTAGGTGCCTATATACCTCAGAGGATTTGGCCCTCAGTAATACTTAAACACAGTTTGTTGCTCCCTAAGGAGTCGATTCTGTAGGCTGCAGAGCCCCTGAATTCCAATGGACTTCAACAGGATTTCAGGGTGATCCTCACCTTGCAGGAGGTGCTCATGACCTAAGAAGTACTTATGAAAGAGAGGAAGAGTAGGTCTCACATGACACAAAAATGCACATATCTCACTGGTTATTGCCTAGAATATTTTCCaacaaaagatttaaaatattgtcCGTTCTTGAACTTTTTCAGCCCAAAGTAAGTCTGTTAATCACAACAAAACCCCCATTAAAGAGAGCCATTGGGTGCATTATACTGTGGTGTCTTCTAGAAACATGGAATTGTAAATGGGTTTCAGCTGATATGTATAAAGGCTAaacttcacccctgtgcagagaggcaGCACAGGCTCTATGCCACAGATAAGGTTTATGTGAGACTTAAGTGGTACATGCATAGGCCTTGTTCTGTTGCTTTACTGGGAATGGATTTTACTCTagaggcccaatcctgtgaggtgctgagtcccagatccttaaaggtattaaatggcacctaactcccattgatttcaataagatttaggtgcctaaatatctttgaggatctgggcctgagtatTTTCAAGTCCCATCACTCCCATCAGTGGGAGTAGAGAGCACTCAGCATCTGATAAAATTAGGCTCTGACCTCTGAGtagaatatatattaaaatatattaaaagtctTGTGTTTGTAGTGACTGTAGATTTAAGCAAAGGCAGCCTGTTAGATCATCCTCAGAGATCTGAAATGCTCCAGTCTGTTTGTCATGGGTATCACCACTGAAGTTCAGAGCTGGCCAAACTTATGATAAACATCTGGTATTTTTATTGCCCATGCTAACTAATAACACATTAGTTCAATAATCCTTCTCTTTGTAGTTGATGAATGCCTAAAAAGTGAAGAATTTGTGAGACTCTCTTCCAGTTAAAGATAACAGCTGCACAAGAACATCCACTTTAATTTaattacacatttttttcccatgaaaGCAGGCAGGATGTTCATCACTACCTACCAAGCAGGacataaaaatgagaaaaaatgtttCCTATGTTTATATCATCTTACAGAAATAGGAAATCAGAGTCCAATGCCTTTCTGTTCCCTTTGTAGATGAAgacaattttgatttttgttttaatcactCACACAATGGTTTACATTTTCAGCGCATTCCCGGTGGGAATAGTGGAGGGTGTCATTGGCTTCATTACAGTTTGGGAAACATAGAGCTAGTTAATCCTCATAAGTGCCCTGCATGGTAGGGAAGTGCATTAATCACCATTTTATAGCTGCAGAAACTGAAGTATAAagatgctaagtgacttgccctggaGTACACAGctagccagtggcagagccaggattagaagaCTGGTATTCCTGACCACCTATTCAGTCCACTGTCTAGACTATGGGAAGGATGGCTCACATTTGCAGTGATCTCAATCATGAGGAAGGAAAGCATGTACATGAAGTTAGTGGAAGAGAATCTTCAAACCCACATAAATTGATGTTAAGGGGCATGAAAGGTCAGATTTAGGGACAAAACGTGTATGGCGAATTCCTGCAACTGGTGTGAATTTAACAGTTGTTTTTAAGCTAGCAGTGCTATAAACTAGGGATGGTCCTGAGGTATTGATTTTTAGACCTGGATCCATATTGGGATGTTCAGAGTTTGGAGGTCTCTTTAGTTCACCCATGATATTTGGATCCATATCTAGAatgactaggtgacctcctgaggtctcttccaaagcTAATCTTCAGAGATGTTTGAGATCTGAGGCACTGTATAAGAGTTTACAACACTAGTGTGGACATATTTACAGTTTGATCTAGGATAGGAATTCGGtatatttcttccattttttgtGTTTGCCATGACTTTCTTCACTTAGTGATTGCATCCATATTTCCAAAATGTGAGCACAGCAGCTCTGTGAAGTATGAATTATAAATAGAATTTGTCCAGAACcaaaaatgcttttctttctcttcttaggGACAAGATACTGTTACACTCAACACACATTGGAAGCCAGTGGAGAAAGTATATCTGTCACTAAGCGCTGTGTGACACTGGAGGACTGTTTGTCTACTGGATGCATAGATTCAAAACACGAAGGCCACAAGGTTAGGGGCAAAAACTATCTGCTTTGGTACAAACTGCAGAAATCTTCTGCTCTTAGCCAGAAGTCTGACACATACAACAGGTGGAACAATATCACCAAAATTGTAATGTCTCTATTTTTGATCAGTCCTTTGCTACATTCATGTTGCTTTGTTTCATAAAAAAAAGGGAAGTGAGCCTTTTAAGCATGAGGTAAAGAAGATTATGGGCTAACTCCTGCTCCCACTGGTGTTAGTGATTTAAGTGAATTTGGTCCGTGTTAAATAATGGGAGCATATAATTTGCATGAACTCTGCAGATCTAAGTAAAATCTATAAACATTGCCCTTACAAATACAGGagcaaatcctgaagtccttactcaagtTTTTCCCAGTGACAAAACTTCCTTTTCTCAGGCAAAGGAAACTTTGCCTGAATAAAAATTGGTAATAACTAAGGAAGGATTTGGGCCAGTATGTATATACACAGATTGAAAGGTGCAAAAACATAAACACAGGAAAGAGTCACAACATCCACCCTCCTTGAGGAATTAAAATAATGGGTCTACAAGACGAAAGACAGGGACATGGCTAGACATTTTTGATGGTATGTTAAAGATCCACTGGTACCGTAGGAAAGAGAACCATTTTAATGAAATTGAATACAATTTTGCTTATACTATTATACTTCCTGCTTTTCTCAGCCCAGTTCTTTTTAATGAGTGGGGACATTGTCCTGCGAAGTGTTTTTGTAGCCCCACCAATGTAGGGCATAGTAAATAAGGGCACCCACCAGTCAGTAGTCATGCGGTGACTTATTTATCCTACGCTGGATAAAATACTCGGAGTAGACATTCCATACCTGCGCTGGATCTTCTAATTTTATCAGGAAtgggttgttttaaaaaagctgttttactgAAAAATAAGTCAAGATTTCAAACTACGGACACATTTCAAAAGTAGGGTCCAGTAGGATATTCCTATGAGTAACCAGGCTCTGTTCCCTGTGGTATTCTAGCAATTTCGGGCCATAGCATTCCCTCCTTCCTGGCCACATGAAACTCTGTGAAGTTCTCCTACACATTATCACTTGAGGGTGAGGGacaaaagaagcaggggcaaacCAGTGGCTCCCCCACTATTCGCAGGGGCCTGTGTCATCTGTGTGGAGGCCATGTTCTTCCTGACCTGTTCCTGGCCTCCCACCTCTCTTTTAGCCCATGTCACTACAATTTCTGCAGGAACCATGCTGACATGAGCTGGTGACCAAGAAaccacccctccagcccccaaagagggggggaaatgagaATGTTAATGTTGACTGGATAAGTTTTCCCAAATGACATTAAATATCGATACATCATGCAGTAGCCCCAGGAAGGAATTCTCTGCTCCCTCTGCGAGGAGAAGTAACTTACTGTAGCCTTGAAAAGGGTGCAACTTACTTTTACCTGGTGCCTGCCCAGGTCAGTGGTTGATGCCTGAAAGTGAGGTGAAGCCACTCCGTCCGCCTCCCCCAAACCCGACTCACTTGCTCTTGGTGGCATGCAACTCCTCTGTCCCCTGAGCCAAGACCCAAGTTCCTGACAAATCCTACATGTCCCTGCATAGTCATATGGGACCACAGCACAATCTTGCCTGAAATGTTCATTTGCAGTGTTGTCTGCTATATTTGGCTATGTGTCAGTCACTGGCACCAACTTTATGCtccatttttttaacaagggATACTGGACAGGAATCAACACCCCTTGAAATGTTGTGGTGTTTCCACTAGGACACACTCATCATGTGGGTCTTGCAGGATAGTTAAAAATCCCATATACTCATTTCTATCTTTTATCCTATGCTAGCATTCAGTAATTCTAGGACATGACTGAGTGATATGCCTTAAAATGTATCCTTTCCCATCTACGCTTCCAGCATTCAGGCCAGTTAAGATGCGTGGTGTCCAACGTGCTTCGTAAATATTTCTGAATGTTGTTCTTAAATGTGACCGGTTGGTaacatttaaaatcttttatcACTAACTGTTGTGGAACTGAACTTAATTCTCTCGGCCATTGAACTCTTAATAACTGAAGTAAATTGCCCGGGTAATTAAACTCCAAGACAGactatggctctgatcctgcaagacaAAAGCGCAAGATAAACTTTATAAATGGGATtgggagcagtcccattgaagctGAATTTACTTTACACACCTTATAAGTCTTCTTTACGctgccagaatggtgtaaaggggTCTCAATGTAACTGAGAATTCAGGCCTTTGAATAGTATTTATTCACAATAGACTGTATACATAGAACATGTATCTTGGTGTATTTAATTCTCCAGTATTATATTAGCCTAGATATCAGGTGATGGGCACCTAGAAAAGCCTAGATAAATACGTGATTAATTTCTGAAAGTTATGCTACATATTGCCTGGACTCTGCTGTAGACATACAGCCAGAACAggggtattattttttaaatggcttgctctgaaaaaaaatatatttgttttaaactgaatGCTACAGCCCTCCCTATGGCAGACCTCACTTGTCCAGGCCACGCATCTGTCCTAGACAATTCTCATGACCACCTGACCCTGTGCCAAAGCCCCAAATTGCTATTCTGAAAACCTTAATACTATCCAAGACAAATTCAGTGTCTCCAGGCCTCTCTAGAATAAGGAGGGGTGACTGTAACCATactgttgttatttgtattgtagtagtccCTAGGAAACCCCACAGCGATTGGGACACCATTGTGCCAGACAGTGTACAATTAtagaataagagacagtccccacaCCTAAGAGCTTACAATGgaaatagacagacagacaaagagttgGGGGCAGGGATATAACATATAAGCAGAATGACCAATGTGATAGTTTGCAAACATCATGATAAATCCACTCATTAGTCTGAGGTACTGAGGTATCTTCAGAAGTGGAATAACTCTGGTTACTGAACAGTTTTATTTCTTTCAGATCTGCACTTCCTGCTGTGAAGGAAATATCTGCAACTTGCCATTACCCAGAAACGCAACTGATGCAATATTTGCAACGACATCCCCTATAAATCAGACAAAAAGACTTTCCCAACATATATCAATAATAACGTCATGTCTCCTGTTGGTATTTACTTCATAGCGATGTCATAAGGTGCCATTTGTATAGTTGGAAAAGCTTAACTGGATGAAAACCTTAGTATCAATGTATGACCTTATCTTAATATATGTTCACAATCTTAGTATTTCAACAACATTCCCAAAATTTTTGATTTCttcttgatttttgtttgtttgttaattttgGTTAGTATTGCACCTAAATGTTCCTGAAGTGTATTCTCCTGAAGGGGAGAATAATCCAATTGTTTTCACTTAATATTTTGAGtagaaacacatttgaaatattttcaatgCTAGTGGGTCACCCATATACACGGGTACATAGAATATTCTTGAAATTTGTCTTCTCTCTGTGAAGTGGtaatatttgttaaaaatatattatgcAGCTATAGAATCATATAATTTGATTATTTGAAGCTCTCTCATGAAGGAGTATTTATTTACTGATTCCAACAGAATAATTTGATTATCATATCAATCTTTGGCACCTTCCTGATTTGTTTGGAAACCCCACAGTAGCTAACCTCAACTCTATACGCCTGCCTTGTCATTTTTTTTGCACACCACAAAGTTCAATGgatctgctgcttctctctcagtgatgtaaatcaggagtaactccattgaggtcaatggagttacaccagtataaaagtaACATTAGAGGAGAACTGGGTCCAATGGGAGATTGTGAACAAGCTTCAGCTGTTCACAGATGCCTTCTCTAAAGTAATCCATCAACAGtgaagatgttttttttttcttcatgagaacccagagaggaaaaagaaactTTCACATCTGACTTTTAAAATGCTTGGATGTGGTGCTGAGCATGGTGTTGTTACCTGCTGTAAATACTCATCCATTCTGTAAAGAATGACATCACACCTCCATTTTGTAAGTCAAGCCTGAGATATTTTAAAGACCTTAGTTTTTTAAGCTCTATTGATTGAAGCATGGGCTAAAATACAACCAACCAGTTTTAGTCTAAGAGaggaaaatgtatattaaaagctatttaaaaGCCTCCTGTGGAATATGATGGTGCATGACAAGGCAGCACAGCAAATAGTGCTtcacaattttatttctttttacagcTAGGTGCCCAGTCCTTCAAGGTGCTTAACACTAGCTCTAAtttaacaaagcacttaagcgcatgcttacctttaagcacataagaagtcccattgaactcactgTGTTTTGGAACAACCACATAGACATATTCTGGCTTGAGTCCATGCATGCAAGTCCCAGTGATGTCACTGGGGTATGGACTTTAAGAGTGAGAGTAAGATATAGCTTGACTAAAATCAACTTTTATGACAATATTTTTAACTACCATTGTAGACCgttttttcttttataacttGGAACTAAATTACTATTAAATTAAGAACTGATCCAGCAATGTTCCCACTCTCCAAATTCCTGTTCACTTCAGTGAGAATTATACATACCAAACAACCGCAGGACTATGCCTGaggttttgcatttaaaagtatATCTCAAAATGTATAAAACTGCTATTTGAATAGCCACATGGCAAGAAACACACTGTAGTGCATGATTATACTCTGACAAAGAAAGACTAAGAAAAACATCATTTATTTCTAATGTTCACTCCCGGCATATAGGGTGAAACTTTTACTAGTCTTGGCTGTATTTTTGGCACCAACTGTTGTGTATGTCACTTGTAAATCATttatacaatatttatttttgtatggtATGATTAGAATCTAatgtattgttgttgtttttttaaaaaaacattcttaAGAACAATTTACCCTAATAGGATAGTTGGTTTAAGATTGGGTAAAACTGTAATATATACTATGATAATTTATAATATTTTGCACCAGTGTTGAAAAAAGATTAACTTGCTTTACAAGGCCAGTAGTAAATTAAAGTTTCCCTCACTGGTTTAacttaaaactaaacaaaaaagtaGGTGGAACTTTGATAGACTATACAATGTGTAACTATACATTTAAGTGTTTTTGAGCTATTTTTGGTTAGCAAGAATCAACTGATAACTTGCACTTTATCAAATTACAATACAGGTTTATGCTCTGAGGCTTATGTGATGAAATGTATTATAAAGAGGGAGGAAATATTGCTGGAATCCAAGTGCTCTGTAAAAAATCTTCGATAAGAAATTGCCTTCTGAATGGCATAAAAATTATCCACAAACACTAATCCTGTAGAGTTTCTTCAAAATATCAATAATCTCTAGACACTGTTGATGCCGGTAAGCAATGCTCTTGTCTTAGTTGTAATGGTCAATGGCTTCTTTTGGGCTACACAGCTGTACTATTTAGGATTGTGTGAAAGAttttcttatgggaaaattgcaAAACCACACAATTCATCTGAACCCTCCCACCCATGCCCCACACATTTTTGAGGGATTGGAGAATTTTCGCTTGTGTGAAAATTCAGGTATTTTTACACATTTCAGTGTGAAAATTGAGctttacccttttttttttaaaaagttgaattttACTTCCAAATAAAACTGAGTGAAAGTTGGCCCATTTTCATTCACAAATGGTCATGTTCTTGGTCAAAAGCCATTGAATTTCGGTGTTTTCATCCAGTTGCATCATGTTTATGGCATTGCAGTAAAATATGTGGATCTCTAATTTGAGTGACCAGCTCAACCATCCCTGTTATTAATTACAAGGGTGGTTTCAATCTGCTAGTTTTATGCAAGGGAGGCCTGCCCTTTGGGCTCCTGGCGAGTTAATGGTGTGGCCCTCAATTGCACAAAGTTTGGTCCCCTCTTGAGGTGACTTTCTTAGGTTATTAAAGCCCAATCCTGTGAGCTGCTctgcaccctcaactcccattggcattAGAGCTGCATAGGTCAGCCACTGAGATTGCAAGAGTAGTCTCTCTATATGTAAGCCGTAtctctatacacctctaccccgatgtcctcgggagccaaaaaatcttactgcgttataggtgaaaccgcgctatattgaacttgctttgatctgctggagtgcgcagccccgcccccctgtaGCGCTGCTTTActacgttatatctgaattcgtgttatatcaagttgcgttatatcggggtagaggtgtatttaatacTTTTCCTGTAGAATTTACATTTTTGATTCTTGGTTAACTGGGTGATATTTTTAAGTTACTGCTGAAGCCTCACCAAACGTAACATTTTGATGAGCTAGATGAGTCGAACCATCTTGACTATGCTGTGGCTATCCTTTTTACTAGGGAGggattatattttattaatagtaATAGCATTGAAAAAAAGGTTTTGTACCTACCGTTTGTACAGTTAAATGACATATGGCTAAATTctgggtgtgtctgtgcagatgcACTCGCAGGCAAGAAAGCCCTGGGAGCCACTATGCAGACCTCATATCAAGGGAGTGCTAGACTGAGACATGGCTTGTGAACTCAGTAATGCTCTCCAGCCATAGCAAGTACAAAGCTGTGTCAAGGCACATACTCATCTTTCCAAAGCAACAGGTACAGCCACTGCTAATCATGTTCTCCAGCAGCAACCCAA
The sequence above is a segment of the Trachemys scripta elegans isolate TJP31775 chromosome 11, CAS_Tse_1.0, whole genome shotgun sequence genome. Coding sequences within it:
- the LYPD6 gene encoding ly6/PLAUR domain-containing protein 6 — its product is MESWPTLAWVLLLSLIADCLKAVQPRDFTVKDIIYLHPSTTPYPGGFKCFTCEKAADNYECNRWAPDIYCPKGTRYCYTQHTLEASGESISVTKRCVTLEDCLSTGCIDSKHEGHKICTSCCEGNICNLPLPRNATDAIFATTSPINQTKRLSQHISIITSCLLLVFTS